Proteins from one Salinispora arenicola genomic window:
- a CDS encoding crotonase/enoyl-CoA hydratase family protein → MGVRVERSGMVTTVILDRPEARNAVDGPTARALAEAIRAFEADPDAAVAVLWGAGGTFCAGADLKAIGTPRGNRVAPDGDGPMGPTRMTPSKPVIAAISGYAVAGGLELALWCDLRVADDDAVLGVFCRRWGVPLIDGGTFRLPRLIGESRAMDLILTGRPVPAAEAYAMGLVNRLVAPGTARTAAEQLATEIAGHPQTCLRNDRAAVLATAALPEPAALVTELAYGTESLATDALAGAARFTAGAGRHGAGA, encoded by the coding sequence ATGGGTGTACGCGTCGAGCGGTCCGGAATGGTCACCACGGTGATCCTGGACCGGCCGGAGGCGCGTAACGCCGTGGACGGTCCGACCGCTCGGGCGCTGGCCGAGGCGATCCGCGCCTTCGAGGCCGATCCGGACGCGGCGGTGGCGGTGCTGTGGGGTGCTGGCGGTACGTTCTGCGCCGGGGCGGACCTGAAAGCGATCGGTACCCCCCGCGGGAATCGCGTCGCGCCCGACGGGGACGGACCGATGGGCCCGACCCGGATGACGCCGTCCAAGCCGGTGATCGCGGCGATCTCCGGGTACGCGGTGGCGGGCGGGCTGGAGCTGGCGCTCTGGTGTGACCTGCGGGTCGCCGACGACGACGCGGTGCTTGGCGTCTTCTGCCGGCGCTGGGGGGTACCGCTGATCGACGGTGGAACGTTCCGCCTGCCCCGACTGATCGGCGAGAGCCGGGCGATGGACCTGATCCTCACCGGCCGGCCGGTGCCGGCTGCCGAGGCGTACGCGATGGGCCTGGTGAACCGGCTGGTCGCCCCTGGTACGGCCCGCACGGCCGCCGAGCAGCTGGCCACGGAGATCGCCGGGCACCCGCAGACCTGCCTGCGCAACGACCGGGCCGCGGTGCTGGCCACGGCGGCGCTGCCGGAGCCGGCGGCGCTGGTGACCGAGTTGGCGTACGGGACGGAGTCGTTGGCTACCGACGCGTTGGCCGGGGCTGCCCGGTTCACCGCGGGAGCCGGTCGGCACGGAGCCGGGGCCTGA
- a CDS encoding polyprenyl synthetase family protein produces MANDAVVGNTPRVVPARRGGQNDPVRASLAAYATEIVTAVDDTLADFLSAEIDTMTAIDPAVGGFAVTARDSVLAGGKRVRPTFAYWGWRGVAGGGEPLPPVLPALAALELLHAFALIHDDVMDSSATRRGRPTAHVAVAAQHAAAGRRGDPGKFGETVAILVGDLCLVWADRLLARAALPPARLLEVRRCYDQMRVETIAGQYLDVLGESDPTNWSVDRALQVARYKTASYTVQWPLLFGARLAGVVAEPPLIAAYTRYGLAVGEAFQLCDDLLGVYGDPATTGKPAGDDLRTGKPTALLMLARTLADPAQRRALDQVGVGASDREVTRLADVVADTGAVAQVERMISDRVDEALAALDDPSIDEAARTALAGLAAAATRRPA; encoded by the coding sequence ATGGCCAACGACGCAGTTGTGGGTAATACCCCCCGGGTCGTCCCGGCCCGGCGCGGCGGTCAGAACGACCCGGTCCGTGCAAGCCTGGCCGCGTACGCCACGGAGATCGTCACCGCGGTGGACGACACGCTCGCCGACTTCCTGTCCGCGGAGATCGACACAATGACCGCGATCGACCCAGCGGTCGGCGGGTTCGCTGTCACCGCCCGCGACAGCGTGTTGGCCGGCGGGAAGCGGGTCCGCCCGACTTTCGCCTACTGGGGGTGGCGGGGCGTGGCCGGTGGCGGTGAGCCCCTGCCGCCCGTGTTGCCGGCGCTCGCCGCACTGGAACTGCTGCACGCCTTCGCGCTCATCCACGACGACGTGATGGACTCGTCCGCCACCCGGCGGGGCCGACCCACCGCGCACGTCGCCGTGGCCGCCCAGCACGCCGCCGCCGGGCGCCGCGGCGACCCCGGCAAGTTCGGCGAGACCGTCGCCATCCTGGTCGGCGACCTCTGCCTGGTCTGGGCCGACCGGCTCCTCGCGCGCGCCGCCCTGCCGCCGGCCCGGCTACTCGAGGTCCGGCGCTGCTACGACCAGATGCGGGTGGAGACCATCGCTGGGCAGTACCTCGACGTCCTCGGCGAGAGCGATCCGACGAACTGGTCGGTCGACCGCGCCCTGCAGGTCGCCCGCTACAAGACCGCCAGCTACACGGTGCAGTGGCCGCTGCTCTTTGGCGCACGTCTGGCCGGCGTCGTCGCCGAACCCCCGCTGATCGCCGCCTACACCCGCTACGGCCTGGCCGTCGGCGAGGCGTTCCAACTCTGTGACGACCTGCTCGGCGTCTACGGCGACCCAGCCACCACCGGTAAACCGGCCGGTGACGACCTGCGCACCGGTAAGCCGACCGCACTGCTCATGCTGGCCCGAACCCTCGCTGACCCGGCGCAGCGCCGGGCCCTCGACCAGGTCGGCGTGGGCGCAAGCGACCGGGAGGTCACGCGACTGGCGGACGTGGTCGCGGACACCGGTGCGGTCGCCCAGGTCGAGCGGATGATCTCCGACCGGGTCGACGAGGCGCTTGCCGCGCTTGACGACCCGTCGATCGACGAGGCCGCGCGGACCGCGCTCGCCGGTCTCGCCGCCGCCGCCACCAGGCGGCCAGCATGA
- a CDS encoding TetR/AcrR family transcriptional regulator gives MPKPSSPPFHVGLTPARITDVAVDLTRESHLFGWSIRDLAGRLDVAPSVVYHHIGGKDRIARHVVERVLETLAPPPASPDWQTWFRELLNSIYPAVSAHPGVAKWLLMHGPPTIPSVIPVVDTGISVLQHAGFGDRTGLAYAALLNNAMLSVSIGDERLVHEDDGPRDHAALMEEFRLATADSPGVAVLTEVLITPFTEGDSVAARQREAYYRFVNDVTIAGLAVMLTGA, from the coding sequence GTGCCGAAGCCCTCCTCGCCCCCGTTCCACGTGGGCCTCACACCTGCGCGGATCACCGACGTCGCCGTGGATCTCACCCGCGAGTCCCACCTGTTCGGCTGGTCGATCCGAGACCTCGCCGGACGGCTCGACGTCGCGCCATCCGTCGTCTACCACCACATCGGTGGCAAGGACCGCATAGCCCGTCATGTCGTCGAGCGCGTGCTCGAAACACTGGCACCACCGCCTGCCAGCCCTGACTGGCAGACATGGTTCCGCGAGTTACTCAACTCCATCTACCCGGCCGTCTCCGCGCATCCCGGAGTCGCCAAGTGGCTGCTCATGCACGGGCCGCCGACCATCCCCTCGGTCATTCCCGTCGTCGACACCGGGATCAGCGTCCTACAACACGCCGGGTTCGGCGACCGCACCGGTTTGGCCTACGCCGCACTGCTCAACAACGCCATGCTCAGCGTCTCGATCGGCGACGAACGCCTCGTCCATGAGGACGACGGGCCCCGCGACCATGCCGCCCTGATGGAAGAGTTTCGCCTGGCCACCGCCGACAGCCCTGGCGTCGCTGTGCTGACAGAGGTGCTCATTACCCCATTCACCGAGGGCGACAGCGTCGCCGCACGCCAACGCGAGGCCTATTACCGCTTCGTCAACGACGTCACCATCGCCGGACTGGCCGTCATGCTCACCGGGGCCTGA
- a CDS encoding phytoene/squalene synthase family protein codes for MDTDLTAAYNRCRELHRQHGHTYYLATRLLPAWKRRHVHALYGFTRYADEIVDRTEDLPPPRRAARLDDWAGRFVAGLHGEPVDDPLLPAVLHTIAVFDLNRDDFASFLGSMAMDLTVSSYRTYGDLLDYMEGSAAVIGTMMLPILGSPDPAAAREPARQLGFAFQLTNFIRDVAEDLDRGRTYLPDEDLTRFGVTRDDLLAARAAGRTSEPVRELIRYEVTRAQAHYAAAAPGVTLLDPASQTCIRTAYTLYGDILDEVAAQDFDVFARRARVPPRQRLAEAARALLARPGTPVRVPGPALR; via the coding sequence GTGGACACCGATCTCACCGCCGCCTACAACCGATGCCGTGAGCTGCACCGACAGCACGGCCACACCTACTATCTCGCCACTCGTCTGCTTCCCGCCTGGAAACGGCGACATGTGCATGCGTTGTACGGTTTCACCCGGTACGCGGACGAGATCGTCGACCGCACCGAGGACCTGCCACCGCCGCGCCGGGCCGCCCGGCTGGACGACTGGGCCGGGCGATTCGTCGCCGGCCTGCACGGCGAGCCGGTCGACGACCCACTGCTACCCGCCGTGCTGCACACCATCGCCGTCTTCGACCTGAACCGAGACGACTTCGCGTCGTTTCTCGGCAGCATGGCGATGGATCTGACCGTCAGCTCCTACCGCACCTACGGCGACCTGCTCGACTACATGGAGGGCTCCGCCGCGGTCATCGGCACGATGATGCTGCCGATCCTCGGCAGCCCCGACCCGGCCGCGGCGCGCGAGCCCGCCCGCCAGCTCGGCTTCGCCTTCCAGCTGACGAACTTCATCCGGGACGTCGCCGAGGACCTCGACCGCGGTCGGACGTACCTGCCCGACGAGGACCTGACCCGCTTCGGCGTCACCCGCGACGACCTGCTGGCCGCCCGCGCCGCCGGCCGGACCAGCGAGCCGGTCCGGGAACTGATCCGCTACGAGGTGACGCGCGCCCAGGCACACTACGCCGCCGCCGCGCCCGGGGTCACCCTGCTCGACCCTGCCTCCCAGACCTGCATCCGTACCGCGTACACGCTCTACGGGGACATCCTCGACGAGGTCGCCGCACAGGACTTCGACGTCTTCGCCCGACGGGCCCGGGTACCGCCGCGGCAGCGGCTGGCGGAGGCCGCCCGTGCCCTGCTCGCCCGGCCCGGCACCCCCGTCCGGGTGCCCGGCCCGGCACTGCGGTAG
- a CDS encoding MmgE/PrpD family protein codes for MAGTTPTDPDGPTGRLATWLAETSVDAIPTEVTTRARHLILDGIGCLLVGARLPWSRIAVQSLTVEPGASVVAGWDRTASAPTAVTLNSSFIQGFELDDVSYHIPWHANAVVLPVLLAVAGLRGKVTGAEFLRAEVLGFETGARVGLALHGPRLVTHGWHSGAVFGGPGAAAAGGVLYGLTPARFEDALGIAATQSCGLMANEAMVKRMQHGFAARNGLVAAMLAAGGYGGTKRIFERGYGGYLTVYGAGHDPDPSHIDDALGEHWYLREQTIKPYAAMGYTHPAIDAALALRAADRVDPAATARIEIEVADSVFDHTAFPIHRPIESVAAQMSVRYVTATALLDGTVSLEQLRPDRLDRDDVWRLVDRTTVTRGSGSASQGRVRLTDVDGRTHEHHTDAPLGSVERPLNDAAIVDKYRDLTGRIVDRHRQRAIEDLVLHLDEHRDGPAALLTLLAPAVGDALD; via the coding sequence ATGGCTGGTACGACGCCGACCGATCCGGACGGGCCGACCGGCCGGCTCGCCACCTGGCTGGCGGAAACCTCCGTGGACGCCATCCCCACCGAGGTCACCACCCGCGCCCGGCACCTGATCCTGGACGGCATCGGGTGCCTTCTGGTCGGTGCCCGGCTGCCCTGGTCCCGGATCGCTGTGCAGAGCCTGACCGTCGAACCCGGCGCGAGCGTGGTCGCCGGCTGGGACCGCACCGCCAGCGCACCGACGGCGGTGACGCTGAACAGCAGTTTCATCCAGGGCTTCGAGCTCGACGACGTGTCGTACCACATTCCCTGGCACGCCAACGCGGTGGTGCTGCCGGTACTGCTGGCCGTGGCCGGCCTACGCGGAAAGGTCACCGGGGCCGAGTTCCTCCGGGCCGAGGTGTTGGGCTTCGAGACCGGCGCCCGGGTGGGACTCGCGCTGCACGGACCGCGGTTGGTGACGCACGGCTGGCACTCCGGCGCGGTCTTCGGCGGCCCGGGGGCGGCAGCCGCCGGCGGGGTGCTGTACGGCCTCACCCCCGCCCGGTTCGAGGACGCGTTGGGCATCGCCGCAACGCAGTCGTGTGGGTTGATGGCCAACGAGGCGATGGTCAAACGCATGCAGCACGGCTTCGCCGCACGCAACGGTCTGGTCGCGGCAATGCTGGCGGCCGGTGGCTACGGCGGAACCAAGCGGATCTTCGAACGCGGCTACGGCGGATACCTCACGGTCTACGGAGCCGGGCACGACCCCGACCCGTCCCACATCGACGACGCGCTGGGCGAGCACTGGTATCTGCGGGAGCAGACGATCAAGCCGTACGCGGCGATGGGATACACCCATCCGGCGATCGACGCCGCGCTGGCGCTGCGGGCGGCGGACCGGGTCGACCCCGCCGCCACCGCCCGGATCGAGATCGAGGTGGCGGACAGCGTCTTCGACCACACGGCGTTCCCGATCCATCGACCGATCGAGAGCGTCGCCGCGCAGATGTCCGTTCGCTATGTGACGGCGACGGCCCTGCTCGACGGTACGGTGTCGCTGGAACAGCTCCGACCGGACCGGCTGGACCGGGACGACGTGTGGCGGCTGGTTGACCGGACGACCGTGACCCGCGGGTCTGGATCGGCGTCCCAGGGGCGGGTACGCCTGACCGATGTCGACGGTCGGACCCACGAACACCACACCGACGCGCCGCTCGGCTCGGTCGAGCGTCCGCTCAACGACGCCGCCATCGTGGACAAGTATCGGGATCTGACCGGCCGAATCGTGGACCGGCACCGGCAGCGGGCGATCGAGGATCTGGTGCTGCACCTGGACGAGCATCGGGACGGCCCGGCAGCGTTGCTCACGCTACTCGCCCCGGCGGTCGGCGACGCGCTGGACTGA
- a CDS encoding dihydrolipoyl dehydrogenase family protein → MEPENVDVVVVGLGVGGEEVAGRLAGAGLSVVGIERDLVGGECPYWGCVPSKMMIRAANTLAEARRVDEFAGSARVQPDWAPVAARIRAEATDTWDDRVAVERFVNQGGRFIRGSGRLDGPGRVRVGDQVFQARHGIVLSTGTRPSAPPIDGLADTPYWTNHQAIEVDKLPGSLLVLGGGAIGLELTQVFARFGVRVTVVEALDRVLAMEEPEASEVVASALRADGVDIHTGVMADRVDHDGREFTLHANDVRYTAERLLVVTGRRAYLDELGLETVGIRAEQRFLPADDRLRVAEGIWAVGDVTGEGAFTHVATYQAGIVVADMLDRVRRSGAAADPDGTVPRADYQALPRVTFTDPEVGAVGLTESQARQRGINVQVGHVPLGSSARGWIHRADGLIKLVADTDRGVLVGGTSVGPAGGEVLSGLAVAVHAAVPLTQLRDMIYAYPTFYRAISDALRDMG, encoded by the coding sequence ATGGAACCGGAGAACGTGGACGTGGTCGTCGTCGGACTCGGAGTCGGCGGTGAGGAAGTGGCCGGTCGGCTCGCCGGGGCCGGGCTCAGTGTGGTCGGCATCGAGCGGGACCTGGTCGGTGGCGAATGTCCGTACTGGGGATGCGTACCCAGCAAAATGATGATCCGGGCGGCCAACACACTCGCCGAGGCACGCCGGGTCGACGAGTTCGCCGGGTCGGCGCGGGTGCAACCCGACTGGGCGCCCGTGGCGGCACGGATCCGCGCGGAGGCCACCGACACCTGGGACGACCGAGTGGCGGTGGAACGGTTCGTCAACCAGGGCGGACGTTTCATCCGAGGTAGCGGACGGCTCGACGGTCCGGGTCGGGTCCGAGTCGGCGACCAGGTCTTCCAGGCCCGGCACGGGATCGTGCTGAGCACCGGCACCCGCCCCTCGGCGCCGCCGATCGACGGGCTCGCCGACACTCCGTACTGGACGAACCACCAGGCGATCGAGGTGGATAAGCTGCCCGGATCGCTGCTGGTGCTCGGCGGCGGGGCGATCGGGCTGGAGCTGACGCAGGTCTTCGCGCGATTCGGCGTCCGGGTCACCGTGGTCGAGGCGCTGGACCGGGTGCTGGCGATGGAGGAACCGGAGGCGTCCGAGGTGGTCGCCTCCGCGCTACGCGCCGACGGTGTCGACATTCACACCGGGGTAATGGCGGACCGGGTCGACCACGACGGGCGGGAGTTCACCCTGCACGCGAACGACGTTCGATACACCGCCGAGCGACTGCTGGTGGTGACCGGCCGCCGGGCGTACCTCGACGAGTTGGGCCTGGAGACCGTTGGCATCCGCGCCGAACAGCGCTTCCTGCCGGCCGACGACCGGCTGCGCGTCGCCGAGGGAATCTGGGCGGTCGGTGACGTGACCGGTGAGGGTGCCTTCACCCACGTTGCGACGTACCAGGCCGGCATCGTCGTCGCCGACATGCTCGACCGCGTCCGGCGATCCGGCGCGGCGGCGGACCCGGACGGTACGGTCCCCCGGGCCGACTACCAAGCGCTGCCCCGGGTCACCTTCACCGACCCCGAGGTCGGGGCGGTCGGGCTCACCGAGTCGCAGGCCCGCCAGCGGGGGATCAACGTCCAGGTCGGCCACGTACCGCTGGGCTCCTCGGCACGCGGTTGGATCCACCGCGCCGATGGTTTGATCAAACTCGTCGCTGACACCGACCGGGGGGTGCTGGTCGGCGGAACGTCCGTCGGGCCGGCGGGCGGCGAGGTACTGTCCGGGCTGGCGGTCGCCGTACACGCGGCGGTGCCACTGACCCAGCTTCGAGACATGATCTACGCGTACCCGACCTTCTACCGGGCCATCTCCGACGCCCTGCGGGACATGGGCTGA
- a CDS encoding LysM peptidoglycan-binding domain-containing protein encodes MLTPARVLGRVLTGFGALALLCALLIGAPMALLAFAGNPLPAQVPTLDEVGAMLTTRDDGQLFLRALALVGWAGWATFALSVLVELGALACRRPAPRLPGMNRQQRAAAALVGSVTLILAASPVAASAAAVAGPPAPAATSVSVALPPSPVERPVLVALPEPVRQQAVSAAPSTARTAEPEREPVYRVARGDRLGSIAARYLDGFDDYPTLARLNRLADPDRIHPGQLLRLPTRAQDRGAGPHATGRLVARPTPPRPSAPAAAPAGPSTRPSVSDTAVSDASVSDTSTTGASASNRTGPDPVQDVPIVAVGAAGPGDPSRVNRPLAVSAVLAASGIVGAQIGAVLGLRRRPATARAGTDRKAAPTGRRQWELPAGRHRRE; translated from the coding sequence ATGCTCACACCGGCTCGTGTCCTCGGACGGGTCCTCACCGGGTTCGGCGCGCTTGCCCTGCTCTGCGCGTTGCTGATCGGCGCCCCGATGGCGCTGCTCGCGTTCGCCGGTAACCCCCTGCCGGCGCAGGTGCCCACCCTCGACGAGGTCGGTGCCATGCTGACCACCCGAGACGACGGTCAGCTCTTCCTCCGAGCACTGGCCCTGGTCGGCTGGGCGGGCTGGGCCACGTTCGCCCTGTCGGTACTGGTCGAGCTGGGTGCTCTCGCCTGCCGGCGCCCCGCACCCCGGTTGCCGGGGATGAACCGGCAGCAACGGGCCGCCGCCGCGTTGGTCGGCTCCGTCACGTTGATCTTGGCAGCCAGTCCCGTGGCGGCGAGCGCGGCGGCGGTGGCGGGGCCACCGGCACCCGCTGCCACCTCGGTCAGCGTGGCGCTACCACCGTCCCCGGTGGAACGCCCAGTGCTGGTCGCGCTGCCCGAGCCGGTGCGGCAGCAGGCGGTCAGCGCGGCGCCGAGCACCGCGCGGACCGCAGAACCGGAGCGGGAACCGGTCTACCGGGTGGCCCGGGGCGACCGCCTCGGATCGATCGCCGCGCGGTACCTGGACGGTTTCGACGACTACCCGACCCTGGCCCGGCTGAACCGGTTGGCCGACCCGGACCGCATCCATCCAGGTCAGCTCCTGCGGCTACCCACCAGGGCCCAGGACCGTGGTGCCGGCCCCCACGCCACCGGGCGGCTGGTCGCGCGCCCGACCCCGCCCCGGCCGTCCGCACCGGCAGCGGCGCCGGCCGGGCCGTCGACGCGACCATCGGTTTCGGACACGGCGGTTTCGGACGCCTCAGTCTCGGATACATCGACGACGGGCGCGTCGGCGTCGAACCGGACAGGCCCGGACCCGGTGCAGGACGTGCCGATCGTGGCCGTGGGCGCGGCTGGGCCGGGCGACCCGAGCCGGGTGAATCGGCCGCTCGCGGTGTCGGCGGTCCTCGCCGCGTCGGGCATCGTCGGCGCGCAGATCGGTGCGGTGCTCGGCCTGCGGCGGCGTCCGGCGACCGCTCGTGCCGGAACCGACCGTAAGGCGGCGCCGACCGGCCGACGGCAGTGGGAACTGCCCGCTGGCCGGCACCGGCGGGAGTGA
- a CDS encoding MFS transporter yields the protein MKPVEEARTTLPAPEASAARPEIALLLSVVFLAYLAQMTLNPIIAPLSREVGLAEWQIGATISIAAVMLVLTSQFWGQRSQSWGRKPVLVAAFTLAMVTMSLFALLAWLGMIGTIAGIELFVLFVLLRGVGFGTAISAVLPTAQAYIADVTSDETARVKGMAGIGAVQGISMIAGSVVGGVLSVLGVLAPLIAVPVLLAGGLILVAVRLRREPRHRLVDKPARVSPLDARVWPFLLAGFGMYMALGFIQILLGFIVQDRLGLDTESTGLVTGGALLLAGLGLIVAQAVVVPRSRWSPATLLRVGGAIAFVGFALLIPDAGAAPLFASILLIGLGLGIATPGFTAGPTLMVDRDEQGGLAGLTTATVGLTFVIAPTASTALYGLGAAIPIVVGTAVMAVVTTFVLVHPRFRRLPVPAPGPPPA from the coding sequence ATGAAGCCCGTGGAAGAGGCCCGCACGACCCTGCCGGCGCCGGAGGCGTCCGCCGCCCGCCCTGAGATCGCGCTGCTGCTGAGCGTCGTGTTTCTTGCGTATCTGGCACAGATGACCCTCAACCCGATCATCGCCCCACTCTCACGTGAGGTCGGCCTGGCCGAATGGCAGATCGGGGCGACGATCAGCATCGCCGCGGTCATGCTCGTGCTCACCAGTCAGTTCTGGGGGCAGCGCTCGCAGTCCTGGGGGCGCAAACCCGTCCTGGTCGCCGCGTTCACGCTCGCGATGGTGACGATGTCCCTGTTCGCCCTGCTTGCCTGGCTCGGCATGATCGGCACGATCGCCGGCATCGAACTGTTCGTACTGTTCGTCCTGCTGCGTGGCGTCGGCTTCGGCACCGCCATCTCCGCGGTCCTGCCGACGGCGCAGGCATACATCGCCGACGTCACCAGTGACGAGACCGCGCGCGTCAAAGGCATGGCCGGCATCGGCGCCGTTCAGGGCATTTCCATGATCGCCGGATCGGTCGTCGGTGGCGTCCTATCCGTGCTCGGCGTCCTCGCGCCCCTCATCGCTGTGCCCGTGCTCCTGGCAGGCGGACTCATCCTTGTCGCGGTCCGCCTCCGCCGTGAACCGCGTCACCGACTGGTTGATAAGCCGGCCCGGGTCAGTCCACTCGATGCTCGCGTCTGGCCATTCCTACTCGCCGGGTTCGGCATGTACATGGCACTGGGCTTTATCCAGATCCTCCTTGGCTTCATCGTGCAGGACCGGCTCGGACTCGACACCGAGAGCACCGGGCTGGTCACCGGCGGCGCGCTGCTGCTGGCGGGGCTGGGCCTCATCGTGGCGCAAGCGGTGGTCGTGCCCCGCAGCCGATGGAGTCCCGCGACCCTGCTCCGCGTCGGCGGCGCCATCGCCTTCGTGGGCTTCGCTCTCCTCATCCCCGACGCCGGGGCGGCACCTTTGTTTGCCTCCATCCTGTTGATCGGACTCGGTCTCGGCATCGCGACGCCCGGCTTCACCGCCGGCCCGACACTCATGGTCGATCGCGACGAACAGGGCGGCCTCGCTGGACTCACCACGGCAACCGTCGGCCTGACTTTCGTGATCGCGCCCACCGCCAGTACCGCTCTCTACGGACTCGGGGCCGCGATACCGATCGTCGTCGGGACGGCAGTCATGGCCGTCGTCACCACCTTCGTCCTCGTTCACCCGCGCTTCCGGCGTCTCCCCGTACCAGCGCCAGGACCGCCCCCAGCGTGA
- the bluB gene encoding 5,6-dimethylbenzimidazole synthase — protein sequence MDLYDVIHRRRDVRAQFTGAPVPPEALDRVLAAAHAAPSVGYSQPWDFILVRDPELRRRFHEHVSTEREVFATTLDGEAAERFARIKIDGVLESSLAVVVTYDPARGGPAVLGRHAIADTGLYSACLAIQNLWLAATAEGLGVGWVSFYREQWLANLLDIPAGIRPVAWLCLGPVTHFEQVPDLARHGWRKKRPLTDAVHTDRWGAA from the coding sequence ATGGACCTGTACGACGTCATCCACCGCCGCCGGGACGTGCGGGCACAGTTCACCGGAGCACCGGTGCCCCCGGAGGCACTGGACCGAGTGCTCGCAGCCGCTCACGCGGCACCGAGCGTCGGGTACTCGCAGCCGTGGGACTTCATCCTGGTCCGGGATCCGGAACTACGCCGTCGCTTCCACGAGCACGTCAGCACAGAGCGGGAGGTGTTCGCCACGACGCTGGACGGGGAGGCCGCCGAAAGGTTCGCCCGAATCAAGATCGACGGCGTGCTGGAATCCAGCCTGGCGGTCGTCGTCACGTACGACCCGGCCCGGGGCGGTCCGGCGGTCCTCGGCCGACACGCGATCGCCGACACCGGGCTCTACTCAGCCTGCCTGGCCATCCAGAACCTCTGGCTCGCCGCGACCGCCGAGGGACTCGGCGTCGGCTGGGTGTCGTTCTACCGCGAGCAGTGGCTCGCCAACCTGCTCGACATCCCGGCCGGAATCCGTCCGGTGGCCTGGCTCTGCCTCGGCCCGGTCACCCACTTCGAGCAGGTACCCGACCTGGCACGACACGGCTGGCGAAAGAAGCGCCCACTGACCGATGCCGTGCACACCGACCGCTGGGGCGCTGCCTAG